The Balneola vulgaris DSM 17893 DNA window ATTAACACTAAAAAGTTTGGCTTGCAGTTTTTCAAAGATAAGCATATCTCAATGGAAGTGCTTAATCGATAAACTTTTTTTTCTTCCACCCGTAGTTGTTGCAAAACTACACTAACATTTAGGGCATGACTCGAACATATTCCAAAAAGGAAATCAGTAAGATTCTTACGAGAGCATCTGAAATCCAATCTCAACAAGAGCAACAAGGCATTACTGATGGATTGACGGAACAAGAACTAATGCACATCAGTGAAGAAGTTGGAATTGATAAAGCGGCTATACTCGAAGCATTAAAAACCTTTGATGATCCTGAATTCAACTCTAAGTTTGATTGGATAAAAGGCACCACTAAAGTTCAACACATTAGTTCCGTTAATGGCGAAATAAGTGCCGATAACTGGGACGATTTAGTTCGTGAAATTCGACGAATAACTGGTGGTATCGGCAAAATTACTGTGACAGGAAAATCATATGAATGGGAACAACGCAGAGGCGACTTCGGATATCGCCACCTAACTCTAACCCCTTCTAATGGTCGTACAGAAATTCAATATGTTTCAGGATGGAATAGTCTAAAGTTTTTAATTTACATGGGTGTATCTATGGCACTTCTCGCCCCATCCGCAGTGATATTCAAATCAATGGGTTATGGTAAAATTGCTTTACTCTTTGCCATAGCTACAACGGCTGTTGGTTTATTCCCTATATCAAGAGTAATCCTGAATCAACAATTCAATAAGCAAAGAGTTCAGCTTAAAAAACTTGTTGAAGGTATATCTTCGAAGATATCATCCATAAAATCACCCACTATTCAGATTGAAGATGAACAAGTTTATGCAGATAAAACTTCTATTTCTAACAGCTCAGAATCTATAAAGCACTAATTAAGTGCTTTATAGCTTTTTAATTTTAAGTGCTTTCACAGCGGTATCTAAACTACAGATCTTATCTTGATAGCAGCTAACCCAGTAGTGCACACTATTTCTTCTGTTTTGAACGTATGGATCACAAGACGAAAAATATCCTTTCAACTCTTCAACCATGAACTTAACATCGTCGTAGATTTCGATTTTAAGCTCGTCTGGTAATTCGCCCCAACCCAGAAGTTCAAAAGCTTGCTGCATCTCCTGAAACTCTTGTTTGCTCTCTTTCTTGATTCTATTCAAAAGTGGAGCGATGAATAAATCAGATTTTTTATTCTTTGTAATAGATGGGGTTGTTAATGCATGCAGTGCCATGATAATCTCCTTTGTTTTTTGATTTACTCAAGGATACACACACAGAGTGACAACATAGTGTCACCCTTATTTGAATAAAAAAATAGGGGCTAAAAACCCCTATTCATTAATATCATTTTTAATCGGTTGGATAAATGCTCTGTTTGGCGGCAAGTAATGTGTTTTTCATGAGCATTGCAACCGTCATAGGGCCTACACCACCAGGTACGGGAGTAATCCAACTCGCTTTTTTACGCACAGATTCGAAATCAACGTCACCGATAAGCTTATACCCTTTCTCACTAGTCTCGTCGGCTACTCTATTAATACCCACATCAATCACAACGGCCCCTTCTTTCACCATTTCGGCTTTGATTAAATGAGGTTGTCCTGCGGCAACTATTAAAATATCAGCATTTATAGTATGGAGCGTTAAATCGCGAGTATACTTATGGCAAATAGTTGTTGTGGCTTTACCTGAGGAATTTTCTCTAGATAGCATGGTAGCCATTGGTGAGCCCACTATGTTGCTAGCCCCTACAACTACAGCATGTTTCGCTTTCACAGCAATACTATAGTATTTGAATAATTCCATTACTCCAGCAGGAGTACAACTTCTAAAACAAGGCTGATCTAATGCAAGACGACCTACATTCATAGGGTGGAAACCATCCACATCTTTTTTATGATTGATGGTTTCAATCACATCATGTGAACTTAAATGTGATGGTAATGGGAGTTGAACGAGAATACCATCAACAGCGTCATCAGTATTGTACATTCGAATTACATCTTTAAGTTCTTTAGCAGAAATAGTGTCTTGTAGAATCTCGGTTGATGTCTCGATTCCAACATCTTCACAGGCACGCGTTTTGGCACCAATGTATACTCTCGATGCTGGATCATCCCCTACAAGTATCACTTTTAAAAAGGGAGCTCTATTCCCTTTCCCAACCCATTCAGCTACATCTTCTCGAACCCTTGTTCGAACTAATTCAGCTACTTTTTTTCCATCAATGATCTCTGCGCTCATATTATCGCTCGATATTATATTTTTTCATTTTGTTATAAATATGACTTCGCTGAAGTCCAACCGTATCAGCTGTTTGGGAGATATTCCAATCATTCTTCTCTAGTTGTTTTACCAGAAAGATTCGTTCTGCGGTTTCTTTAAAGTCTTGAAAGTTGCTGGTACTATCTGCCAAGTTACTTAAATCAGAGTCTTCAATCTTTTTTGAACTAAGTACACTTTCTACAGCTTCTTCATCTATTAGATCATCCGTAGCCAATATTCCAAGTCGCTCTACAGCATTATACAATTCTCGAACATTTCCCGACCATAATCGCTTTTTAAGAGCATTAAGTCCCGACTCAGTAAACTTTACAGATGAAAAACTAATATCTGTTGTCTTCAGCTTTTTTAGGCAAGCTTCAGCAATTAATGGAATATCCTCTGCCCGCTCATTTAAAGCCGGTACTTTTATGGGAATTACACTGATTCGATGGAATAAATCTTCTCGGAAGTTGCCGTTTTTAATTTCTTGCTCTAAATCTTTGTTGGTCGCAGCTAGGATGCGCACATCCACATTAATAGACTCATTGCCACCCACTCGTGTAATTTTATTCTCTTGTAATGCACGCAATACTTTAGCTTGAGCATCTAAGCTCATGTCCCCAATTTCGTCTAAAAAAAGCGTTCCACCATCCGCTTGCTCAAACTTTCCAATTCTTTGCTCATTAGCCCCGGTAAAGGCTCCTTTTTCATGACCAAACAACTCACTTTCAAGTAAATCGGCAGGAATAGCCGCACAGTTTACTTCAACGAATACAGCATTGGCACGTGGACTCTTTTCATGAATCCATTTTGCTACCAATTCTTTACCTGTACCGTTTTCACCCGTAATCAGAACCCTAGATTGAGTTGGAGCCACTTTGTCAATCATCGACTTAATGCGAATAATTGCTTTACTCTCCCCTATGATCTCCTGAATTTGGGGTAGTTTTTTTTTTATCTGTTTTACTTCTTTGGCGAGGTCCTGCTGTGAAAGAGCATTTCTTACCGTGAGAAGCAAACGGTTTAAATCAGGTGGTTTTTCAAGGAAATCGAAGGCTCCCATTTTTGTGGCTTCTACTGCGATATCAATGGTGCCATGCCCTGAGATCATAATCACTGGAAATTCAAATCCAGAAGTACGTATTTGTCGAAGTGTTTCGATGCCATCGATTCCCTTCATTTTGATATCTAGAAGCATTAAATCTACCTCTTCTTTAGATATCATCTCAAGAGCTTCGCTTC harbors:
- the folD gene encoding bifunctional methylenetetrahydrofolate dehydrogenase/methenyltetrahydrofolate cyclohydrolase FolD, translating into MSAEIIDGKKVAELVRTRVREDVAEWVGKGNRAPFLKVILVGDDPASRVYIGAKTRACEDVGIETSTEILQDTISAKELKDVIRMYNTDDAVDGILVQLPLPSHLSSHDVIETINHKKDVDGFHPMNVGRLALDQPCFRSCTPAGVMELFKYYSIAVKAKHAVVVGASNIVGSPMATMLSRENSSGKATTTICHKYTRDLTLHTINADILIVAAGQPHLIKAEMVKEGAVVIDVGINRVADETSEKGYKLIGDVDFESVRKKASWITPVPGGVGPMTVAMLMKNTLLAAKQSIYPTD
- a CDS encoding sigma-54-dependent transcriptional regulator, which codes for MADTKAHILVTDDEKGIRNTLKEILEFEDYEVSTAESGSEALEMISKEEVDLMLLDIKMKGIDGIETLRQIRTSGFEFPVIMISGHGTIDIAVEATKMGAFDFLEKPPDLNRLLLTVRNALSQQDLAKEVKQIKKKLPQIQEIIGESKAIIRIKSMIDKVAPTQSRVLITGENGTGKELVAKWIHEKSPRANAVFVEVNCAAIPADLLESELFGHEKGAFTGANEQRIGKFEQADGGTLFLDEIGDMSLDAQAKVLRALQENKITRVGGNESINVDVRILAATNKDLEQEIKNGNFREDLFHRISVIPIKVPALNERAEDIPLIAEACLKKLKTTDISFSSVKFTESGLNALKKRLWSGNVRELYNAVERLGILATDDLIDEEAVESVLSSKKIEDSDLSNLADSTSNFQDFKETAERIFLVKQLEKNDWNISQTADTVGLQRSHIYNKMKKYNIER